Proteins co-encoded in one Streptococcus pyogenes genomic window:
- the tilS gene encoding tRNA lysidine(34) synthetase TilS, producing MMTYQEIFNEIKNKAYFKNHRHVLIAVSGGVDSMNLLHFLYLFQDKLKIRIGIAHVNHKQRSESDSEEAYLKCWAKKHDIPIYVSNFEGIFSEKAARDWRYAFFKSIMLKNNYSALVTAHHSDDQAETILMRLIRGSRLRHLSGIKSVQPFANGQLIRPFLTFSKKDLPEIFHFEDSSNRELSFLRNRVRNNYLPLLKQENPRFIQGLNQLALENSLLFQAFKELTNHITTTDLTEFNEQSKSIQYFLLQDYLEGFPDLDLKKSQFTQLLQIIQTAKQGYYYLKKDYYIFIDKFSFKITKIVPKTELVKEEKMLEYDSNLCYRDYYFSFMPKSNEDQGQVSIPLFSLSSIKLRSRQSGDYISFGHFSKKIRRLFIDEKFTIAERQNAIIGEQDEQIIFVLIGNKTYLRKACKHDIMLAKLYIDKLEKG from the coding sequence ATGATGACCTATCAAGAAATTTTTAATGAAATAAAAAATAAAGCCTACTTTAAAAATCATAGACATGTGTTAATAGCCGTATCTGGTGGAGTAGATTCAATGAATTTATTGCACTTTTTATACCTGTTTCAAGACAAATTGAAAATTCGTATTGGTATTGCTCATGTTAATCACAAACAAAGATCAGAATCAGATTCAGAAGAAGCTTATTTAAAGTGTTGGGCTAAAAAACATGACATACCTATTTATGTTTCTAATTTTGAAGGAATATTTTCAGAAAAAGCAGCACGTGATTGGCGCTATGCTTTTTTTAAGAGTATTATGTTAAAAAATAACTATTCAGCTTTAGTAACAGCTCACCATTCAGATGATCAAGCAGAAACTATTTTGATGAGGCTAATTAGAGGAAGCCGATTGAGGCACTTGTCGGGTATAAAAAGCGTGCAACCATTTGCCAATGGTCAACTTATAAGACCTTTTTTAACTTTCTCAAAAAAGGACTTGCCAGAAATTTTTCATTTTGAAGATTCTTCAAATAGAGAATTATCATTTTTAAGAAATAGAGTTAGAAATAATTATTTACCACTGTTAAAGCAGGAAAATCCTAGGTTCATTCAGGGATTAAATCAATTAGCACTTGAAAATAGCTTACTTTTTCAAGCTTTTAAGGAGCTAACAAATCATATTACTACCACTGATTTAACAGAATTTAATGAGCAATCTAAGTCAATTCAATACTTTTTGTTACAAGATTATTTAGAAGGTTTTCCAGATTTAGATTTAAAAAAATCTCAATTTACTCAATTATTGCAAATTATCCAAACTGCTAAACAAGGCTATTATTATCTCAAAAAAGACTATTATATATTCATTGATAAATTCTCTTTTAAAATTACAAAAATCGTTCCTAAGACTGAGTTAGTTAAAGAAGAAAAAATGTTAGAATACGATAGTAACTTATGCTACAGAGATTATTATTTTTCATTTATGCCAAAAAGTAACGAAGATCAAGGACAGGTAAGTATACCTTTATTTAGTTTATCGTCTATTAAATTAAGAAGTCGCCAATCTGGAGATTATATTTCTTTTGGTCACTTTTCAAAAAAAATAAGACGTTTATTTATAGATGAAAAATTCACAATAGCTGAACGTCAAAATGCTATTATTGGAGAGCAAGATGAGCAGATTATATTTGTATTGATAGGTAATAAAACTTATTTGAGAAAAGCTTGTAAACATGATATAATGTTGGCTAAACTGTATATTGATAAATTAGAAAAAGGGTGA
- a CDS encoding RNA-binding S4 domain-containing protein, whose product MRLDKYLKVSRLIKRRSVAKEVADKGRIKVNGILAKSSTNIKLNDHIEISFGNKLLTVRVIEIKDSTKKEDALKMYEIISETRITLNEEA is encoded by the coding sequence ATGAGACTAGATAAATATCTAAAGGTATCGCGCCTTATTAAACGTCGTTCAGTAGCAAAAGAAGTTGCGGATAAGGGACGAATTAAAGTTAATGGGATACTTGCTAAAAGTTCAACGAATATAAAACTAAATGATCACATTGAAATTAGTTTTGGAAATAAATTACTGACAGTAAGAGTCATTGAAATAAAAGATAGTACAAAAAAAGAAGATGCTCTTAAGATGTATGAGATAATCAGTGAAACAAGGATAACATTAAATGAAGAAGCCTAG
- the ychF gene encoding redox-regulated ATPase YchF, producing MALTAGIVGLPNVGKSTLFNAITKAGAEAANYPFATIDPNVGMVEVPDERLQKLTELITPKKTVPTTFEFTDIAGIVKGASRGEGLGNKFLANIREVDAIVHVVRAFDDENVMREQGREDAFVDPIADIDTINLELILADLESINKRYARVEKMARTQKDKESVAEFNVLQKIKPVLEDGKSARTIEFTEDEAKVVKGLFLLTTKPVLYVANVDEDKVANPDGIDYVKQIRDFAATENAEVVVISARAEEEISELDDEDKEEFLEAIGLTESGVDKLTRAAYHLLGLGTYFTAGEKEVRAWTFKRGIKAPQAAGIIHSDFERGFIRAVTMSYDDLMTYGSEKAVKEAGRLREEGKEYVVQDGDIMEFRFNV from the coding sequence ATGGCTTTAACAGCAGGTATTGTAGGCTTACCAAATGTTGGTAAATCAACCTTATTTAACGCAATTACAAAAGCAGGAGCAGAAGCTGCTAATTATCCTTTTGCGACTATTGATCCCAATGTTGGTATGGTAGAGGTTCCAGATGAGCGTCTGCAAAAATTGACAGAATTGATTACACCTAAAAAAACAGTTCCGACAACCTTTGAATTTACTGATATTGCAGGTATCGTTAAAGGTGCTTCTAGAGGGGAAGGTCTAGGAAATAAATTTTTAGCTAATATTCGTGAAGTCGATGCTATTGTTCATGTGGTACGTGCTTTTGATGATGAAAATGTCATGCGTGAACAAGGTCGTGAGGATGCTTTCGTTGATCCTATAGCAGATATTGACACTATTAATCTTGAATTAATCTTAGCTGATTTAGAGTCAATCAATAAACGTTATGCGCGTGTTGAAAAAATGGCACGAACTCAAAAAGATAAAGAATCAGTAGCAGAGTTTAATGTTTTGCAAAAGATTAAACCTGTTTTGGAAGATGGGAAATCAGCTAGGACAATTGAGTTTACAGAAGATGAAGCAAAAGTTGTTAAAGGTCTCTTTTTATTAACAACTAAACCTGTTTTATATGTAGCTAATGTCGATGAAGATAAAGTTGCTAATCCAGATGGTATTGATTATGTCAAACAAATTCGTGACTTTGCAGCTACTGAAAATGCTGAAGTAGTTGTTATCTCAGCGCGTGCAGAAGAAGAAATTTCAGAGCTTGACGATGAGGATAAAGAAGAATTTTTGGAAGCTATCGGTCTTACTGAATCAGGCGTTGATAAATTAACCAGAGCAGCTTATCATCTCTTAGGCCTTGGAACCTATTTTACAGCAGGTGAAAAAGAGGTTCGTGCTTGGACGTTTAAGCGTGGTATAAAAGCTCCACAAGCTGCTGGTATTATCCATTCAGATTTTGAAAGAGGTTTTATTCGTGCAGTAACCATGTCTTATGATGATCTAATGACCTACGGTTCAGAAAAAGCCGTCAAAGAAGCTGGACGCTTGCGTGAAGAAGGAAAAGAATATGTTGTCCAAGATGGGGACATCATGGAATTCAGATTTAATGTGTAA
- a CDS encoding SP_0009 family protein, translating into MMMDNIVKKIEAFLAFSDKKLAELQQENQKVKEESQYIQKN; encoded by the coding sequence ATGATGATGGACAATATTGTAAAAAAAATAGAAGCATTTCTTGCTTTTTCTGATAAAAAATTAGCAGAGCTGCAACAGGAAAATCAAAAAGTTAAAGAAGAAAGTCAGTATATTCAAAAAAACTAG
- a CDS encoding DUF951 domain-containing protein: MYQIGSFVEMKKPHACVIKETGKKANQWKVLRVGADIKIQCTNCQHVIMMSRYDFERKLKKVLQP, encoded by the coding sequence ATGTATCAAATTGGATCATTTGTTGAAATGAAAAAACCTCATGCTTGTGTAATTAAAGAAACTGGTAAAAAGGCTAATCAATGGAAGGTACTGAGAGTAGGAGCTGATATTAAAATTCAGTGTACTAACTGTCAGCATGTGATTATGATGAGTCGTTATGATTTTGAGCGAAAATTAAAAAAAGTACTGCAACCATGA
- the pth gene encoding aminoacyl-tRNA hydrolase, with the protein MVKMIVGLGNPGSKYEKTKHNIGFMAIDNIVKNLDVTFTDDKNFKAQIGSTFINHEKVYFVKPTTFMNNSGIAVKALLTYYNIDITDLIVIYDDLDMEVSKLRLRSKGSAGGHNGIKSIIAHIGTQEFNRIKVGIGRPLKGMTVINHVMGQFNTEDNIAISLTLDRVVNAVKFYLQENDFEKTMQKFNG; encoded by the coding sequence ATGGTAAAAATGATTGTTGGTCTGGGAAATCCAGGCTCTAAATATGAAAAAACAAAGCACAATATTGGTTTTATGGCTATTGACAATATTGTCAAGAACCTTGACGTTACCTTTACAGATGATAAAAATTTTAAAGCACAGATAGGAAGTACTTTTATTAATCATGAAAAAGTTTACTTTGTGAAACCTACTACTTTTATGAATAATAGCGGCATAGCAGTAAAAGCATTACTAACCTACTATAATATTGACATAACAGATTTAATTGTTATCTATGATGATTTAGACATGGAAGTCAGTAAATTACGTTTACGTAGTAAGGGTTCAGCAGGAGGACATAATGGCATTAAGTCAATCATTGCCCACATTGGAACTCAGGAATTTAACCGAATCAAAGTTGGTATTGGACGACCTTTAAAAGGTATGACTGTTATTAACCATGTGATGGGCCAATTCAATACCGAAGATAATATTGCTATTTCGTTAACTCTTGACAGAGTTGTCAATGCTGTCAAGTTTTATTTACAAGAAAATGATTTTGAAAAAACAATGCAGAAATTTAATGGATAA
- the dnaN gene encoding DNA polymerase III subunit beta, producing MIQFSINRTLFIHALNTTKRAISTKNAIPILSSIKIEVTSTGVTLTGSNGQISIENTIPVSNENAGLLITSPGAILLEASFFINIISSLPDISINVKEIEQHQVVLTSGKSEITLKGKDVDQYPRLQEVSTENPLILKTKLLKSIIAETAFAASLQESRPILTGVHIVLSNHKDFKAVATDSHRMSQRLITLDNTSADFDVVIPSKSLREFSAVFTDDIETVEVFFSPSQILFRSEHISFYTRLLEGNYPDTDRLLMTEFETEVVFNTQSLRHAMERAFLISNATQNGTVKLEITQNHISAHVNSPEVGKVNEDLDIVSQSGSDLTISFNPTYLIESLKAIKSETVKIHFLSPVRPFTLTPGDEEESFIQLITPVRTN from the coding sequence ATGATTCAATTTTCAATTAATCGCACATTATTTATTCATGCTTTAAATACAACTAAACGTGCTATTAGCACTAAAAATGCCATTCCTATTCTTTCATCAATAAAAATTGAAGTCACTTCTACAGGAGTAACTTTAACAGGGTCTAACGGTCAAATATCAATTGAAAACACTATTCCTGTAAGTAATGAAAATGCTGGTTTGCTAATTACCTCTCCAGGAGCTATTTTATTAGAAGCTAGTTTTTTTATTAATATTATTTCAAGTTTGCCAGATATTAGTATAAATGTTAAAGAAATTGAACAACACCAAGTTGTTTTAACCAGTGGTAAATCAGAGATTACCTTAAAAGGAAAAGATGTTGACCAGTATCCTCGTCTACAAGAAGTATCAACAGAAAATCCTTTGATTTTAAAAACAAAATTATTGAAGTCTATTATTGCTGAAACAGCTTTTGCAGCCAGTTTACAAGAAAGTCGTCCTATTTTAACAGGAGTTCATATTGTATTAAGTAATCATAAAGATTTTAAAGCAGTAGCGACTGACTCTCATCGTATGAGCCAACGTTTAATCACTTTGGACAATACTTCAGCAGATTTTGATGTAGTTATTCCAAGTAAATCTTTGAGAGAATTTTCAGCAGTATTTACAGATGATATTGAGACCGTTGAGGTATTTTTCTCACCAAGCCAAATCTTGTTCAGAAGTGAACACATTTCTTTTTATACACGCCTCTTAGAAGGAAATTATCCCGATACAGACCGTTTATTAATGACAGAATTTGAGACGGAGGTTGTTTTCAATACCCAATCCCTTCGCCACGCTATGGAACGTGCCTTCTTGATTTCTAATGCTACTCAAAATGGTACTGTTAAGCTTGAGATTACTCAAAATCATATTTCAGCTCATGTTAACTCACCTGAGGTTGGTAAGGTAAACGAGGATTTAGATATTGTTAGTCAGTCTGGTAGTGATTTAACTATCAGCTTCAATCCAACTTACCTTATTGAGTCTTTAAAAGCTATTAAAAGTGAAACAGTAAAAATTCATTTCTTATCACCAGTTCGACCATTCACCCTAACACCAGGCGATGAGGAAGAAAGTTTTATCCAATTAATTACACCAGTACGAACAAACTAA
- the mfd gene encoding transcription-repair coupling factor, with translation MDILELFSQNKKVQSWHSGLTTLGRQLVMGLSGSSKTLAIASAYLDDQKKIVVVTSTQNEVEKLASDLSSLLDEELVFQFFADDVAAAEFIFASMDKALSRIETLQFLRNPKSQGVLIVSLSGLRILLPNPDVFTKSQIQLTVGEDYDSDTLTKQLMTIGYQKVSQVISPGEFSRRGDILDIYEITQELPYRLEFFGDDIDSIRQFHPETQKSFEQLEGIFINPASDLIFEVSDFQRGIEQLEKALQTAQDDKKSYLEDVLAVSKNGFKHKDIRKFQSLFYEKEWSLLDYIPKGTPIFFDDFQKLVDKNARFDLEIANLLTEDLQQGKALSNLNYFTDNYRELRHYKPATFFSNFHKGLGNIKFDQMHQLTQYAMQEFFNQFPLLIDEIKRYQKNQTTVIVQVESQYAYERLEKSFQDYQFRLPLVSANQIVSRESQIVIGAISSGFYFADEKLALITEHEIYHKKIKRRARRSNISNAERLKDYNELAVGDYVVHNVHGIGRFLGIETIQIQGIHRDYVTIQYQNSDRISLPIDQISSLSKYVSADGKEPKINKLNDGRFQKTKQKVARQVEDIADDLLKLYAERSQQKGFSFSPDDDLQRAFDDDFAFVETEDQLRSIKEIKADMESMQPMDRLLVGDVGFGKTEVAMRAAFKAVNDHKQVAVLVPTTVLAQQHYENFKARFENYPVEVDVLSRFRSKKEQAETLERVRKGQIDIIIGTHRLLSKDVVFSDLGLIVIDEEQRFGVKHKETLKELKTKVDVLTLTATPIPRTLHMSMLGIRDLSVIETPPTNRYPVQTYVLENNPGLVREAIIREMDRGGQIFYVYNKVDTIEKKVAELQELVPEASIGFVHGQMSEIQLENTLIDFINGDYDVLVATTIIETGVDISNVNTLFIENADHMGLSTLYQLRGRVGRSNRIAYAYLMYRPDKVLTEVSEKRLEAIKGFTELGSGFKIAMRDLSIRGAGNILGASQSGFIDSVGFEMYSQLLEQAIASKQGKTTVRQKGNTEINLQIDAYLPDDYIADERQKIDIYKRIREIQSREDYLNLQDELMDRFGEYPDQVAYLLEIALLKHYMDNAFAELVERKNNQVIVRFEVTSLTYFLTQDYFEALSKTHLKAKISEHQGKIDIVFDVRHQKDYRILEELMLFGERLSEIKIRKKQFSF, from the coding sequence ATGGATATTTTAGAATTATTTAGTCAGAATAAGAAAGTCCAATCCTGGCACTCTGGATTAACCACCTTAGGAAGACAACTGGTAATGGGGTTATCGGGTTCAAGTAAAACATTGGCTATAGCTTCCGCTTATTTAGATGATCAAAAAAAAATAGTTGTGGTTACATCAACTCAAAATGAGGTTGAAAAATTAGCCAGCGATTTATCTAGTTTACTTGATGAAGAACTTGTTTTCCAATTTTTTGCAGACGATGTGGCTGCAGCGGAATTTATCTTTGCGTCAATGGATAAAGCTCTATCAAGAATAGAAACCCTGCAATTTTTAAGGAATCCTAAATCTCAGGGCGTTTTAATTGTTAGTTTATCAGGCTTAAGAATTTTATTGCCAAACCCAGATGTTTTTACAAAGAGTCAGATTCAACTAACAGTTGGAGAAGATTATGATAGTGATACTCTTACTAAACAACTGATGACAATTGGCTATCAGAAGGTCTCACAGGTTATTAGTCCAGGAGAATTTAGCCGTCGAGGGGATATTTTAGATATCTATGAGATTACACAAGAATTGCCTTATCGATTGGAATTTTTTGGCGATGATATTGATAGTATTAGGCAATTTCATCCAGAAACTCAAAAATCTTTTGAACAACTAGAAGGTATTTTTATTAATCCAGCAAGTGATCTTATTTTTGAGGTTAGTGATTTTCAACGTGGCATTGAGCAATTAGAAAAGGCTCTACAAACAGCACAAGATGATAAAAAATCTTATTTAGAAGATGTATTAGCTGTTTCAAAAAACGGTTTTAAACATAAGGATATCCGTAAATTTCAATCATTATTTTATGAAAAAGAGTGGTCATTATTAGATTATATTCCTAAGGGAACGCCAATCTTTTTTGATGATTTTCAAAAACTAGTTGATAAAAATGCAAGATTTGATTTAGAGATTGCTAATCTCTTGACAGAAGATTTACAGCAAGGAAAGGCTCTTTCCAATCTTAACTACTTTACAGATAATTATCGAGAGCTTAGGCACTATAAGCCAGCGACCTTCTTTTCAAATTTTCATAAGGGACTTGGAAATATCAAATTTGATCAGATGCATCAGCTAACTCAGTATGCCATGCAGGAATTTTTTAATCAATTTCCTTTGTTGATTGATGAGATTAAACGGTATCAAAAAAATCAAACAACGGTTATTGTACAGGTAGAGTCTCAGTATGCTTACGAACGACTTGAAAAATCTTTTCAAGATTACCAATTTCGCCTTCCTTTAGTGAGTGCTAATCAAATTGTTTCACGTGAATCACAAATTGTAATTGGAGCTATCTCCAGTGGTTTTTATTTTGCTGATGAAAAGTTAGCGTTAATCACAGAGCATGAAATTTATCATAAAAAGATCAAACGACGCGCTAGACGATCTAATATTAGCAATGCTGAGCGTTTGAAAGATTACAATGAGTTAGCAGTAGGTGATTACGTGGTTCATAATGTCCATGGTATCGGTCGCTTTCTTGGAATTGAAACGATTCAGATTCAGGGAATCCATCGAGATTATGTTACTATTCAATATCAAAATTCAGACCGTATTTCTCTTCCAATTGACCAAATTAGTAGCTTATCAAAGTACGTTTCTGCTGATGGAAAAGAACCTAAAATTAATAAACTCAATGATGGTCGTTTTCAAAAGACAAAGCAAAAGGTCGCTAGACAAGTAGAGGATATTGCTGATGACCTTCTAAAATTATATGCTGAAAGAAGTCAGCAAAAAGGATTTTCATTTTCACCAGATGATGACTTGCAGCGCGCTTTTGATGATGATTTTGCTTTTGTAGAAACAGAAGATCAACTTAGGTCTATAAAGGAAATTAAAGCTGATATGGAGAGCATGCAGCCTATGGATCGTCTTTTAGTAGGCGATGTAGGATTTGGTAAGACAGAAGTAGCTATGAGGGCAGCCTTTAAAGCGGTGAATGATCACAAACAAGTAGCTGTCTTAGTTCCAACCACAGTCTTGGCCCAGCAGCATTATGAAAACTTCAAAGCACGCTTTGAAAATTACCCTGTTGAGGTTGACGTCTTAAGTCGTTTCCGTAGTAAAAAAGAGCAAGCTGAAACACTAGAACGTGTACGAAAAGGTCAAATTGACATTATTATCGGAACCCATCGACTCCTATCAAAAGATGTGGTCTTTTCTGATTTAGGATTGATTGTGATTGATGAGGAACAACGGTTTGGTGTTAAGCATAAAGAAACTTTAAAGGAATTAAAAACTAAGGTTGACGTCTTAACCTTAACAGCTACTCCGATTCCTAGAACCTTACACATGTCTATGTTAGGTATCCGAGATTTATCGGTTATTGAGACCCCACCAACCAATCGTTATCCTGTTCAAACCTATGTTTTGGAAAATAATCCAGGTCTCGTTAGAGAAGCTATCATTCGTGAAATGGATCGCGGAGGACAAATTTTTTACGTTTACAATAAAGTTGACACTATTGAAAAGAAAGTTGCAGAGCTACAAGAATTAGTCCCAGAAGCTTCTATAGGTTTTGTTCATGGGCAAATGAGTGAAATTCAACTTGAAAATACCTTGATTGACTTTATAAATGGTGATTATGATGTCCTTGTGGCTACAACAATCATCGAAACAGGAGTTGACATTTCTAATGTAAACACTTTGTTTATTGAGAATGCTGATCATATGGGATTGTCAACTTTATATCAACTACGAGGGCGCGTCGGAAGAAGTAATCGTATTGCTTATGCTTACCTGATGTATCGTCCTGATAAGGTCCTAACAGAGGTTTCTGAAAAGCGTTTAGAGGCTATTAAAGGCTTTACTGAATTAGGTTCAGGCTTCAAGATTGCTATGCGAGATTTGTCTATACGAGGAGCAGGTAATATTTTAGGGGCTTCTCAGAGTGGCTTTATTGATTCGGTCGGTTTTGAAATGTATTCTCAGTTATTGGAACAGGCTATTGCTAGCAAGCAGGGAAAAACGACTGTTCGTCAAAAAGGCAATACTGAAATCAATCTTCAGATTGATGCCTATTTACCAGATGATTATATTGCAGATGAGCGCCAAAAAATTGACATTTACAAGCGTATTCGAGAAATTCAATCAAGAGAAGATTATCTCAATTTGCAAGATGAGCTTATGGATCGTTTTGGAGAGTATCCTGATCAAGTTGCCTATTTGTTAGAGATAGCTCTGCTAAAACATTATATGGACAATGCCTTTGCGGAATTAGTTGAACGCAAAAATAATCAGGTCATTGTTCGATTTGAAGTAACTTCTTTAACTTATTTCTTGACTCAGGATTATTTCGAAGCCTTATCGAAAACCCATCTTAAAGCTAAAATTAGTGAACATCAGGGGAAAATCGATATCGTCTTTGACGTTCGCCATCAAAAAGATTATAGAATTTTAGAAGAATTGATGTTATTTGGAGAAAGGCTTAGTGAGATAAAAATCAGAAAAAAACAATTCAGTTTTTAA
- the hpt gene encoding hypoxanthine phosphoribosyltransferase, which yields MLEQDIQKILYSENDIIRKTKKLGEQLTKDYQEKNPLMIGVLKGSVPFMAELMKHIDTHVEIDFMVVSSYHGGTSSSGEVKILKDVDTNIEGRDIIIVEDIIDTGRTLKYLRDMFKYRKANTIKIATLFDKPEGRVVKIEADYVCYNIPNEFIVGFGLDYAENYRNLPYVGVLKEEVYSK from the coding sequence ATGCTCGAGCAAGATATTCAAAAAATTCTTTACTCTGAAAATGATATTATTCGGAAAACTAAAAAATTAGGAGAACAATTAACAAAAGATTATCAAGAAAAAAATCCGCTTATGATTGGTGTATTAAAAGGATCAGTTCCTTTTATGGCAGAACTAATGAAACACATCGATACTCATGTTGAAATTGATTTTATGGTAGTATCAAGTTATCATGGCGGTACATCTAGCAGTGGTGAAGTTAAAATTTTAAAAGATGTAGATACCAATATTGAAGGAAGAGATATCATAATTGTTGAAGATATTATTGACACCGGTCGCACCTTAAAATATTTACGAGATATGTTTAAGTACCGTAAAGCTAATACTATCAAAATTGCAACACTGTTTGATAAACCTGAAGGTCGTGTTGTTAAAATTGAAGCAGATTATGTTTGTTACAATATTCCAAATGAATTTATCGTAGGCTTTGGTTTAGATTACGCAGAAAATTATCGCAATCTTCCTTACGTAGGTGTATTAAAAGAAGAAGTCTATTCAAAATAG
- a CDS encoding FtsB family cell division protein, whose protein sequence is MKKPSIVQLNNHYIKKENLKKKFEEEESQKRNRFMGWILVSMMFLFILPTYNLVKSYVDFEKQNQQVVKLKKEYNELSKSTKKEKQLAERLKDDNFVKKYARAKYYLSREGEMIYPIPGLLPK, encoded by the coding sequence ATGAAGAAGCCTAGTATTGTTCAATTAAATAATCATTATATTAAGAAAGAGAATCTCAAAAAAAAATTTGAAGAAGAAGAATCTCAAAAAAGAAATCGTTTTATGGGATGGATCCTTGTAAGTATGATGTTTTTATTTATTTTGCCAACTTATAATCTTGTCAAAAGTTATGTTGATTTTGAAAAGCAAAATCAACAGGTGGTTAAATTAAAAAAAGAGTATAATGAATTGTCAAAGAGTACAAAAAAAGAAAAACAATTAGCAGAACGACTAAAAGATGATAATTTTGTCAAAAAATATGCTAGGGCAAAATACTATTTATCGCGTGAAGGAGAAATGATTTATCCTATTCCAGGACTATTACCAAAATGA
- a CDS encoding serine hydrolase, whose translation MRKLLAAMLMTFFLTPLPVISTEKKLIFSKNAVYQLKQDVVQSTQFYNQIPSNPNLYQETCAYKDSDLTLPAGRLGVNQPLLIKSLVLNKESLPVFELADGTYVEANRQLIYDDIVLNQVDIDSYFWTQKKLRLYSAPYVLGTQTIPSSFLFAQKVHATQMAQTNHGTYYLIDDKGWASQEDLVQFDNRMLKVQEMLLQKYNNPNYSIFVKQLNTQTSAGINADKKMYAASISKLAPLYIVQKQLQKKKLAENKTLTYTKDVNHFYGDYDPLGSGKISKIADNKDYRVEDLLKAVAQQSDNVATNILGYYLCHQYDKAFRSEIKALSGIDWDMEQRLLTSRSAANMMEAIYHQKGQIISYLSNTEFDQQRITKNITVPVAHKIGDAYDYKHDVAIVYGNTPFILSIFTNKSTYEDITAIADDVYGILK comes from the coding sequence ATGAGAAAATTATTAGCGGCTATGTTAATGACTTTTTTTCTGACTCCTTTACCAGTGATTAGTACAGAAAAAAAACTTATATTTTCAAAAAATGCTGTTTATCAATTGAAACAAGATGTCGTTCAATCAACACAATTCTATAATCAAATACCCTCTAATCCAAATCTTTATCAAGAAACGTGTGCCTATAAAGACAGTGATTTAACTCTACCAGCAGGAAGATTAGGTGTAAATCAACCATTACTTATTAAATCGCTTGTGCTTAACAAAGAATCTTTACCGGTTTTTGAGTTAGCTGATGGTACCTATGTTGAGGCTAATCGACAATTGATTTATGACGATATTGTACTTAATCAAGTAGATATAGATAGCTATTTTTGGACACAAAAGAAACTTAGGCTTTATTCAGCCCCTTATGTTTTAGGTACGCAAACAATTCCTTCTTCTTTTTTATTTGCTCAAAAAGTTCATGCCACTCAAATGGCACAAACAAACCATGGAACTTATTATCTTATTGATGATAAGGGCTGGGCATCACAAGAAGATCTAGTTCAATTTGATAACCGCATGTTAAAAGTCCAGGAAATGCTCTTACAAAAATATAATAACCCAAATTATTCAATTTTTGTAAAGCAACTCAACACACAAACAAGTGCTGGTATTAATGCTGATAAAAAAATGTATGCTGCAAGTATCTCGAAGTTAGCACCACTTTATATTGTTCAAAAACAATTACAAAAAAAGAAATTAGCAGAGAATAAAACTTTGACTTATACTAAAGATGTTAATCATTTTTATGGAGACTATGATCCATTGGGAAGTGGTAAAATTAGTAAAATAGCTGATAATAAAGATTATCGTGTTGAAGACCTACTGAAAGCTGTAGCACAACAATCGGATAATGTAGCAACTAATATTTTAGGTTATTATCTATGTCATCAGTATGATAAAGCTTTCCGCTCAGAGATAAAAGCTTTATCAGGTATCGATTGGGATATGGAGCAGCGCTTATTAACTTCTCGTTCAGCTGCAAATATGATGGAAGCTATTTATCATCAAAAAGGCCAAATTATTTCTTACCTTTCAAATACCGAATTTGATCAACAACGTATCACAAAAAATATTACTGTTCCAGTTGCACATAAAATTGGTGATGCTTATGATTATAAACATGACGTTGCTATTGTTTACGGTAATACTCCATTTATTTTGTCTATTTTTACAAATAAATCAACCTATGAAGATATTACGGCTATTGCAGATGACGTTTATGGTATTTTAAAATGA